CAATTGCATACATGATCTTTTCTCCTTACTCTCTCAGTTTTTCGTCTTCTTCCTGTTGTGTCTTACATTCAATACAATATGTCGTAACCGGCCTCGCCTTGATACGATTGTAACCGATCTCTTCGCCGCAACCGTCACAAATGCCAAATGTCCCTTTTTCTATACGCTCAAGGGCCTCGTCTATCTTTTTCAGCAGCTTGCGTTCCCTCTCCCTGAGCCGGATCGCAAAATTCTTATCTACTTCTGCAGAGGCTTGATCTGTTACATCAGGGAAATTTATCTTGTCAGGGTTTAGTCCCTCCCCTATAAGGACACCTGCCTCAGATAACAGGACAGTCCTTTGGTTCTCCAAATCCTGTCTGATCTCCTCATATTTATCAGTTCTATTTTTCGCCGCTGTCATCTTTCCAACCCAATACAGTATCAAAAAAAGATTAAATAGTCAATGCTAACCGCCCCTCTGCCAAAACCACCGTGAATTATACAATGGTCCATAGGGACGGTGCGTTTTGGGATATAACTTTACAAATGGCTCAGACATCATCTCATCATAACTCAGATGAAA
The nucleotide sequence above comes from Nitrospirota bacterium. Encoded proteins:
- the dksA gene encoding RNA polymerase-binding protein DksA — encoded protein: MTAAKNRTDKYEEIRQDLENQRTVLLSEAGVLIGEGLNPDKINFPDVTDQASAEVDKNFAIRLRERERKLLKKIDEALERIEKGTFGICDGCGEEIGYNRIKARPVTTYCIECKTQQEEDEKLRE